GCTGGTGGGATTCATACTGATAGCAGTTTTCCTCACGTCACTTTCAGGTGCTAGGTTGCTTGATAAGTATTTATATCTCCATTCCCCCATAAACAACGACTTCTGCATGACTTCTTCCTGCGTTCTCTCGTCTGAGGGGATTAAAACGTACAATCTGAACACCACCGAGCTCGAAAGGCTTGATGTTCCTAGTGTTGGCCCAATGTGGGTTTACCCCCTCTACGACGTTGGGCCAAGCTATAGTCTGGGCATTAACAAGCAGATTAAAGCCCTCGTCGTAGTTCGCCCTCTGCTCATTGTTCCGGCGGTCGAGGTTGTTGTCTACCAATTCAGGGGTACTCATTTTACAGGGAAACAGAAGTTCTATGTCGTCTGGCCTCAATCGCCTGGAAACGTGCTGTCGAAAAAGCTTGACTTTCACTTTACCGTCCTTATAATCAAAGGAGGTGGTGGCGGTGGGGGAGGGGCGGCTTAGCCCTTAAGTCCCCCTGTCAAATCCTCAAGAACCCCGAGGAAAGTCTCGACCTCCTCAACGCTGTTGTAGACGTGGAAGGAAGCCCTGACCGTGCCGTTTATCCCGAGCTTCTTCATCACTGGCAGAGCACAGTGGTGACCGGAGCGAACCATTATGTTATTCTCGTCGAGTATAGCCGCGACGTCGTGGGGGTGAAGGGGTGGAACGTTAAAGCTCACAACTCCTGCGTGCTTCTTCAGGTTTCTAGGTCCGTACCACTGGATTTCAAGTTCATCGAGACCCTCAACGGTTCTTTTCACAAGCTTCCGCTCCTGCCTCTCAATTTTCTCGATGCCTACCCTTTCGATGTATTTTATACCTGCGGCAAGGCCTATCGCCCCACCTATATTCGGCGTTCCCGCCTCGAAGCGCTCGGGAGGCTCGGTAAGCTTGTAACCGTCGAGGTCAACGTCTTCTATTGTCCCACCCCCAATGAGTGGTGGTTCAAAGACATCAAAGAATTCCTCATTTATGTAGAGGACTCCTATTCCCGTCGGCCCCATGGGCCCCTTGTGTCCAGAGAACGCTAGGAAGTCGGCGTGAAGCTTCTTAACGTCGACCTCCATGTGGCCGGCGCTTTGAGCCGCGTCAACGACGAAAATTGCCCTCTCTTCCTTTGCGAGTTTTCCGAGCTCTTCGACCTCGTGGATGACACCTAGGGCGTTAGAAACGTGTTGAACCGCTACGAGCTTTGCTCCCCTTATCTTCTTTTCTGCGTCGCTTAAATCGAGGTTGCCTTCGTTGTCCCCTTCAATAAACTCCAGCCTAAGGCCCTTCTTCTGAGCCAGCCTCTGCCAGGGGAGCAAATCTGAGTGGTGCTCGTAGGGGGTGGTGACAATCTTGTCTCCAGGCTTGAACAGGTGCTCCAGTCCGAGGGCCACCAGATTGAGGCTTTCACTGGTATTCTTGGTAAAGACTATCTCCTCAAACTTTGCGTTGATGAAGTCAGCAACGACCTTCCTGCTCTCCTCATACTTGTGCGTCGCCATCTGGGAGAGCCGGTGAACCCCGCGGTGGACGTTGGCGCGGTATCTGAGGTAATACTCGTCCATGGCATCGATAACAGGCTTCGGCGTTAGAGAAGTCGCGGTGTTGTCAAAGTAGATGACCTCATTCGTCAGGGGTATGTCCTTCCTTATATCATCGGGAACTTTCATGATACCACCTCCAGAACCCCGGCGCAGTCATAAACAATCCTTGCTATCCCCTCTCCCTTTTTCGCGTCGGTGAGGAGCTTTATAATTATCTTTCCACTCGGGTAAACGCTAACCTCATAGCCCTCCATATCAACGATGAGCATCATTCTCGGGATAATCTTTTTGACGGTGTAGCCCCTCTCCTCCAGGCACTGGGCAGTTTTTCTCAGGTCGAGCTTTATTGGTCGCTCCCATGAATAAGCCCCTATAACAACGCCCTTCATCGTAACGCAGGGCTTTGAGATAATCACTCCTCATCACCGTTTTTATCTCCTCAAGGGCGTTTATACGGCTTTTTTGAACCGATGGTTGAAAACGATGAATGAACCAAATTCCTTATAAATCGTGCTACTCTTCTGCAAGTTGGTGATACAGATGAAGGTCCTCGTGAGCGGTAAGGGCGGATGTGGAAAGAGCACAATAAGTGCGATGCTTGGAAAGTATCTAGCAAGAAAGGGCTACCGTGTTTTGATAATCGATGCAGACGAGTCAAACCCTGGTCTTTACAGGATGCTTGGCCTGCCAAGGGTTAGGACGCTAGCGGAGCACTTGGGAGGAAAGAAGAGAGCAAAGATACTCATGGCGGCAGAAGGTCAGGGTGAGCTCGATGAGGAGCTCTTTGACTGGACACTCAACGATATTCCTGAGGAGATTCTCGCGAAGAAAGGTAATCTTGCAGTTCTCACAATCGGAAAGATTGAAGAGGCCGAGGAAGGTTGTGCCTGCCCCTACGGCTTTCTTGCCAGAAAGCTCCTTGAGGGGATTAAGCTTGGGGAAAACGAAGTCATCATAGTTGATACCGAGGCTGGAATAGAGCACTTCGGCAGGGGTGTTGACAAGTACGTTGATGTTGTAATTGACGTTGCCGAGCCTTCGGCTGAGTCAATCGAGCTGTCAAGGAAGATAGCCTCGCTGAGCGAGAGCCTTGGCCTGAAGCACGTCCTCGTTCTCAACAAGGCCCTGCCCGGTGTCGAGGACAAGCTCCCGGTGAAGCCCGACGTTGTGATTCCGTTCTACCAGAACTTTATCCTGGACAGTTTGGATGGAAGGGAAGTTGAGCCGATAGAACAGATTGAGGAGCTGTGGAAGATAATCAACGGATGAGCACATTTGAAAATTATTGGCGTTTTGACGCTCTCTTCCAAAATTTTTACAAATTCCTGGCAAATATCTCGCAGGTTTTCCCGAAAATTAAGCACTTTTTGTTACCATTTAGCGACTCCTTGCCTCTGATTTCGACGAACGGCTACTTATCTTTCGGCTTTCGGCTAATTCAGCTTTCCTAACTCTTTTTCGTCGTTTGACGATTATCATTTTGACAATAAGCGAAAGAATTTTAAGGAGACCTAACCCCTATCCAGAAAAAACGGGTGGTCCCCATGCAGATTGGCGAAGGATTTCTAAAAGAAAGATACGTCCCCATGCAGGCCTTTCGGGAGGAACACAAGAAGTCCATTGAGAACATTGAGGAGTTCTGGGCCGAGCAGGCCAAGGTTCTCGACTGGTTCAAGACCTGGGACAAAGTTCTCGACGATTCAAATGCCCCCTTCTTCCGCTGGTTCGTTGGAGGTGAGCTGAACGCCAGCTACAACGCACTGGACAGGCACATAAAAGAGGGAAAGAGGAACAGGGCCGCGATAATATGGGAGAGCGAAAGGGGTGAAACGAGAACTCTAACGTATTACGAGCTTTACCGCGAAGTGAACCGCTTTGCCTCCGCGCTAAAGAACTTGGGCGTTGAGAAGGGCGACAGGGCTGTAATCTATATGCCCCTCGTCCCGGAGGTTGTTATAGCGATGTTGGCCAGTGCAAGAATCGGTGCAATCCACAGCGTCGTCTTCTCTGGCTTCTCCGCTGAGGCTTTGGCAACGAGGATAAACGACGCGAAGGCAAAGGTAGTCATTACGGCGGACTACCTCTACAGGCGCGGAAAGAAGCTGAACCTCAAGGAGATAGTTGACAAGGCCTTGCTTGAGACACCCAGCGTCGAGAGCGTTGTTGTTCTAAGGAGGGAGGATAACGGCGTCAACATGGTTGAAGGCAGGGACTACGACTGGGGCGAGCTTCTCGAAGGAGCTGAAAAGTACGTCGAGCCTGTTCCGGTGGAGAGCAACCACCCGCTGTTCATACTCTACACGAGCGGAACCACCGGGAAGCCCAAGGGTATAATTCACTCCACCGGTGGTTACCTCGTCTACGTTGCCAAAACTATGGAATGGGCCTGGGGGATAACCGAGAGCGACCTCTTCTGGAACACCGCTGACGTCGGCTGGATTACGGGACACAGCTATCTCGTCTATGGTCCACTGACCCTCGGCTTAACGGTAATGATGTATGAAGGAGCGCTCAACTATCCAAAACCGGACAGGCCCTGGGAGTTAATCGAGAAGCACGGCGTTACGATATTCTACACGGCCCCCACAGCGATAAGGATGCTCATGCGCTATGGGGATGAGTGGGTGAAGAAGCACGACCTCTCGAGTCTGAGGCTCCTCGGTTCGGTTGGGGAGCCCATTAACCCGAGGGCATGGAAGTGGTATTACGAGGTTGTTGGCGGTGGAAGGTGCCCAATAATAGACACCTGGTGGCAGACAGAGACAGGTGGCTACATGATTTATCCATCCGCCGGAATACAGTTGCCCCCTCTTAAGCCCGGCTCGGCGACCTTCCCGGGTCTCGGTGTTGACGCCGACGTTTTCAAAGCCGATGGAACATCGGCGAAGCCTAATGAGCGCGGTTATCTCGTGATAAAGAAACCCTGGCCAGGAATGCTCCTTGGAATCTGGGGCGACGACGAGCGCTACATCAGAACCTACTGGCAAAGGTTCAGCAAACCTGATGAAGGAGTCTGGATTTACTATCCTGCTGACTACTCTATGAAGGACGACGAAGGTTACTTCTGGATATTCGGTAGGGCAGATGAGGTTCTAAACGTTTCCGGCCACAGGATTGGAACGGCTGAGATTGAACATGCCCTAGTTCTCCACCCGGCCGTAGCAGAGGCGGCAGTGATAGGCAGGCCCGACGAGATAAAAGGCGAGGTCCCTGTGGCGTTCGTAATCCTAAAGGAGAACTGCGTCCCAAGGGAAGGCCTGAAAAAGGAGCTCATAGACTACGTGAGGGAAACCCTTGGGCCAATAGCCGCCCCTGCTGAGGTGTTCTTCGTCAACAAGCTCCCAAAGACGAGGAGCGGAAAGATAATGCGCAGGGTTCTCAAGGCCCTTGCGAGCGGGAAGGGCCTCGGCGACCTCTCAACGCTGGAAGACGAGGCGAGTGTGGAAGAAGTGAAAAAAGCACTGGAAGGCTTCGAGATGCGTTAGCATATCCTTGGAACTGGGTCACCGGCGGGAGGCTCCATGAAACGCTTTCCGCCGATTCCGGTCTCGAGAAGAACTTTTCCTTTGTATTCTTCTATTACCTCGCCTATTATTGCGGCATCCTTGCCCCTCTTTGTTTTCCTCATGGCCTTCAGAGCGTCTTCTGCGTAGTCCCTCGCTACCACCATAACGACTTTCCCCTCATTGGCCACGTCGTAGGGGCTTATGCCGAGCATCTCACTGGCGGCCCTTACCTCGGGCTTTACGGGTATGTCCTTCTCCCTCACGAGGATTCCAACGTTGCTTTTACGGGCAATCTCGTTGAGGGCATTGCTTAGACCCGCCCTCGTCGGGTCCTTCATGGCATGGATGTTCTCCCAGCCTATCTCATCGGCAACTGCTTTAACGACCTCCCATATAGGCGCGACATCGCTCTTCAGCTCAGTCTCAAAGGCTATACCTTCGCGGTGGCTCATCAGTGCTATCCCGTGGTCCCCTATGGTTCCGCTGACCAGAACCACGTCGCCAACCTTAGCTCCGGCATCGCTTATCGGCCTCTCGGCTATGCCTATTCCCGCTGTAATTACAAACATCTCTATCGGGTCTTCAACGACCTTTGTGTCTCCCGTCACTATCGGGACGGGGACTTCTCTAGCAGTTTCGTCCATCGAGCGGAGAACTTTCTCAAGGACCTCCATATCGAGGCCCTCGCCGATTATCATCGAGTTCGCCAAAGCCACTGGCTGGGCACCCATGACGGCCAAGTCGTTTACCGTTCCGCTGACAGCCAAGCGGCCGATGTCACCGCCCGGGAAGAAGAGCGGTTTAACGGTGTGGCCGTCTATAGTGAGGACTATGTGTTTGTCTCCAAATGGTATCGTCGCACCATCGTCCAAAGCATCAAGTCCAATCCCACCGGCGCTCTTGAGGGTTAGGGTTTTAAGTATCATGTCCCTCAAGAGCTCCTCCATTATTTCTCCACCGGCTCCGTGCTCGAGCTTTATCTTTTCTCCCATCTTTACCCCTCCAAATTTTGTTTTGGGATAGGCACGTACTTACAGCATCAAATCCTCCCTACTGAGATAACCCTCAAGGTAAAGCCCCCCAAGGAAGGCCTGGCCGACGTTTATTCCGTTATCCCCCCTCGGGACTTCAGTCGTCGCGTGGAACCTGAGCCCTGAACCTTCCACGGCCTTTCTAATCGTCTTCACGATGAGCTCGTTGTAGGACACCCCACCGCTTATGGCAACGTCTTTAACACCGAACTCCCTTGCTTTCTCTATGGCAGTGTCAGCAAAGGCCCTCGCCAGTGCTAGGTGGGCCGAATACGCTATGTCAGCAGGTGATGCTCTATCCAGAACCTCGAGAACCTGAACGAAGAGCTCTTCCGCCATTATAAGCCCATCCTCGACGGGGATTTCAAACTTGAGGTCGTTCTTGCCCTTCATGGCAAAGCTCTCTAGCTTCATAGCAGGCTCGCCCTCGTAGTGCCTCCTGTATGCTATGTTCAAAAGGACGGCCAGCGAGTCGAGGACCCTTCCGGTTGAAGAAGCATGGGAGAGGTTTATCCCCTTGGCGAGCTGGTTGAGGATAACACTAAACTCAACTTCCCCGTACTTGAGGCTCTCAACGGCCTTTGGACAGCACTTCCTTATGACCCCCTCGAGTTCCTCGATGGAGTAAACCTTGCTGAGAATCCCCATAAGTGCCCTCAGCGGGTAATAGCTTGCCAAATCACCCCCCGGGAGCGGATAATAGTCTATATGGGTCAGTCTCTCAACGTCCTCGTAGCTCAGGTAGAGAACCTCACCGCCCCACACGTTCCCATCGGTTCCATAGCCGACACCATCGAGGGCTATTCCAACTGCGGATTCGATTTTTCTCTCAGCCAAAACGCTTGCTATGTGGGCGTAGTGGTGCTGAACCTGTAAAAGCTCAACGTCCATCTCGTTGGCAAGCTCCATCGCTAATTTCGTCGTGTTATACGCTGGATGGAGGTCGGCTATGATTAAATCAAGCTCCTTAACGCGGAGAATCCTCTTAAAGTGCTCTATGGCTCTCCTCATGAACTCCAGAACCTCGACCTTTCCGGTGTTACCGATATACTGGCTAGGATAAACCTTGCCGTTCTTTGCAATGCCGAAGGCGTTCATCAGCTCGGCCCCAACTGCCAAACCGCGGTACTCGAAGGGAATTTCTATGGGTAGGGGCACGAAGCCCCTGCTTCTCCTTATCACTGCCCTCTTCCCATCCACAAAGCGAATTACACTGTCGTCTGCTCTGTTGAGTATCTTCCTGTTGTGCAGGAGGAGGTAATCTGCTATGTCCTTCAGCTCCTCAAACGCTTTCTCGTTGTTCTTGACCATCGGCATTCCTGGATAATTGGCCGAGGTCATCACGTAGACCTTGCTCTTGCTCCAGTGGAAGAGGATGTAGTGAGTCCCAGCGTAGGGGAGCATGACGCCAATCGTGTGAAGCCTTGGTGCGAGGTTTTCCGGCAGAGGAAACGGTTCCTTTTTGCGAAGCGTTATTATGGGCCTCCTGTAGCTGGTTAGTTCCTCTTCCTCCTCTTTACTCACGTAGGCGAAGCTTTTAACAGTCTCAAGGGAGTCAGCCATTATGGCGAATGGCTTCTGTGGCCTAAATGTTCTCTTTCTGAGTTCCGCAACGACTTCCTCGTTGGTCGCGTCGCAGGCTAGGTGAATTCCGCCGATGCCCTTGATGGCCACTATGTAACCCTTGTCTATCAGCTCCGCAGCCTTTCTGAGGGGGTCCCCGGTTATCTCCTTCCCATCGCTGGTATATAACCGGTAACTCGGCCCGCAGACGGGACAGCAAACGGGTTCAGCATGGTAACGTCTGTTAAGGGGGTCTTTGTACTCGCTCTCGCAGAAGTCGCACATGGGAAATTCACGCATCGTGGTGTTCTCTCTGTCGTAGGGCAAGTCCTCGATGATGGTAAATCTCGGCCCACAGTTCGTGCAGACGATGAAGGGATACATGTAACGCTTGTTGGTCGGGTCAAAGAGCTCTCTCAGACAATCTTCACAGATAGCTATGTCCGGCGGGATTATTGAGTCGCCACCGCTTTCGCCCTTTGAACTCTTCTCAATGTAGAATTCCGGAAAGCCCTGTGGGGGGATTTCCTTCTTCTCCAGCCTGTCGACCCTCGCAAGCGGGGGCTTCTTGCGGTAGATGTCCTGTATAAACGCCTCGATGTCCTCTTCCTGGCCTTCAACGACTATCTCAACTCCAGCGTCTCCAAGGTTCTTGACGTAACCGCGGAGGTTGTGCTCGTGGGCTATCCTGTATATAAAGGGTCTGAAACCGACCGCCTGAACGATACCCTGAACGTGAATCCTGTATGCTTTCATAACCTCCACCGCTTTTCCTCGGTGTTTGGGGCCTTTATAGGTTTCCAAAACCAAAAGTTGAAAACGAGAGTGGAGTTTTGAACCTTTGGTGTTAGAACAACGCTCCGTACTTGTAGAATATCTGGCAGGTTCCCTCGTAGGACACCATGCACGGCCCGATTGGGTGTCTCGGCGTGCAGGTCTTGCCGAAATGAGGACAATCGGTTGGCATCGCCAGTCCCCTCAGTACAGCACCACAGAGACAACCCTTCTCAAGGTCTGGCAGGTTCTTTGGTACCTCAACATTGTAGAGGTTCTTTATGTCGAGTTCCTTCCACTCGTCCCTCAGCTCAAGCCCAGTTCTTGGGAAGACACCTAAGGCGCGCCACTTGGCATCCACAACCTTGAAGTACTTGTTTATAAGCCTCTGTGCTGTAACGTTCCCCTCGTATTTAACGGCCCTCTTGTACTCGTTGACAACTCGCGCGTCTCCTTCCTTGTACATTCTTATGAGGAGTAGGATTGCCATTAGGACATCGTTCGGCTCGAAGCCGGCAACGACCTGTGGGATTCCATACTTCTCACTCAGGAACTCCCAGCCTTTCACACCGATTATCGTTGAGACGTGGCCGGCATCTATGAGCGCATCTATCCTGCTCTTTTGCTTTATGAGAACCTCTATTCCCTGGGGCGTTAGTCGGTGAACTGAGTATATCTTGAAGTTCTCAAGACCCTCATTGATGACGGCGTTTATCATTCCCGCAGTTGGTGCGGTTGTGGTCTCGAAGCCGGGACTGAAGTGAACGACGGTTTTGTCAGGGTTCTCCTTCGCCATCCTGTAGGTGTCGAAGATTGAGTAGACAACGCGGACGTCGAAGCCTTCACTCTTTAAGTCGGCGAAGCTCCCCATCGGTGTCGGAATCTTGTACATGTCTCCAAAGGTGGTCAGGATTATCTCCTCGCCTTCTTCCCTCGCTTTCTTCATGATGAGCTGCATTGCCACGATGTCCTCAACGGGAGTAATGCAGACAGGACAGCCCGGTCCGCTCACGACCTTAACGTTCTCGGGGAGGAGGGAACGTATTCCGGAGCGGGTTATAGTATCTTCGTGAGTTCCGCAGACGTGCATTATCCTGATTTCGTCATCCAGCGTTTTGGCCTCCTCTCTGATTTTCTCCACGAGCTTTTGAGCTATTCCCCTGTCCCTGTAGGGCTGAACGACTTCCTCGATGGCCATTTCAATCACCCGGGTAGTAGTAGCCCCCTATAGCCTTATCCTCAAGCTTGAACACTTCATCCCATGCGCTCAGTATTTCCTTTG
The Thermococcus sp. DNA segment above includes these coding regions:
- a CDS encoding cysteine desulfurase gives rise to the protein MKVPDDIRKDIPLTNEVIYFDNTATSLTPKPVIDAMDEYYLRYRANVHRGVHRLSQMATHKYEESRKVVADFINAKFEEIVFTKNTSESLNLVALGLEHLFKPGDKIVTTPYEHHSDLLPWQRLAQKKGLRLEFIEGDNEGNLDLSDAEKKIRGAKLVAVQHVSNALGVIHEVEELGKLAKEERAIFVVDAAQSAGHMEVDVKKLHADFLAFSGHKGPMGPTGIGVLYINEEFFDVFEPPLIGGGTIEDVDLDGYKLTEPPERFEAGTPNIGGAIGLAAGIKYIERVGIEKIERQERKLVKRTVEGLDELEIQWYGPRNLKKHAGVVSFNVPPLHPHDVAAILDENNIMVRSGHHCALPVMKKLGINGTVRASFHVYNSVEEVETFLGVLEDLTGGLKG
- a CDS encoding P-loop NTPase, with the protein product MKVLVSGKGGCGKSTISAMLGKYLARKGYRVLIIDADESNPGLYRMLGLPRVRTLAEHLGGKKRAKILMAAEGQGELDEELFDWTLNDIPEEILAKKGNLAVLTIGKIEEAEEGCACPYGFLARKLLEGIKLGENEVIIVDTEAGIEHFGRGVDKYVDVVIDVAEPSAESIELSRKIASLSESLGLKHVLVLNKALPGVEDKLPVKPDVVIPFYQNFILDSLDGREVEPIEQIEELWKIING
- the acs gene encoding acetate--CoA ligase, which produces MQIGEGFLKERYVPMQAFREEHKKSIENIEEFWAEQAKVLDWFKTWDKVLDDSNAPFFRWFVGGELNASYNALDRHIKEGKRNRAAIIWESERGETRTLTYYELYREVNRFASALKNLGVEKGDRAVIYMPLVPEVVIAMLASARIGAIHSVVFSGFSAEALATRINDAKAKVVITADYLYRRGKKLNLKEIVDKALLETPSVESVVVLRREDNGVNMVEGRDYDWGELLEGAEKYVEPVPVESNHPLFILYTSGTTGKPKGIIHSTGGYLVYVAKTMEWAWGITESDLFWNTADVGWITGHSYLVYGPLTLGLTVMMYEGALNYPKPDRPWELIEKHGVTIFYTAPTAIRMLMRYGDEWVKKHDLSSLRLLGSVGEPINPRAWKWYYEVVGGGRCPIIDTWWQTETGGYMIYPSAGIQLPPLKPGSATFPGLGVDADVFKADGTSAKPNERGYLVIKKPWPGMLLGIWGDDERYIRTYWQRFSKPDEGVWIYYPADYSMKDDEGYFWIFGRADEVLNVSGHRIGTAEIEHALVLHPAVAEAAVIGRPDEIKGEVPVAFVILKENCVPREGLKKELIDYVRETLGPIAAPAEVFFVNKLPKTRSGKIMRRVLKALASGKGLGDLSTLEDEASVEEVKKALEGFEMR
- the hypE gene encoding hydrogenase expression/formation protein HypE, whose amino-acid sequence is MGEKIKLEHGAGGEIMEELLRDMILKTLTLKSAGGIGLDALDDGATIPFGDKHIVLTIDGHTVKPLFFPGGDIGRLAVSGTVNDLAVMGAQPVALANSMIIGEGLDMEVLEKVLRSMDETAREVPVPIVTGDTKVVEDPIEMFVITAGIGIAERPISDAGAKVGDVVLVSGTIGDHGIALMSHREGIAFETELKSDVAPIWEVVKAVADEIGWENIHAMKDPTRAGLSNALNEIARKSNVGILVREKDIPVKPEVRAASEMLGISPYDVANEGKVVMVVARDYAEDALKAMRKTKRGKDAAIIGEVIEEYKGKVLLETGIGGKRFMEPPAGDPVPRIC
- the hypF gene encoding carbamoyltransferase HypF: MKAYRIHVQGIVQAVGFRPFIYRIAHEHNLRGYVKNLGDAGVEIVVEGQEEDIEAFIQDIYRKKPPLARVDRLEKKEIPPQGFPEFYIEKSSKGESGGDSIIPPDIAICEDCLRELFDPTNKRYMYPFIVCTNCGPRFTIIEDLPYDRENTTMREFPMCDFCESEYKDPLNRRYHAEPVCCPVCGPSYRLYTSDGKEITGDPLRKAAELIDKGYIVAIKGIGGIHLACDATNEEVVAELRKRTFRPQKPFAIMADSLETVKSFAYVSKEEEEELTSYRRPIITLRKKEPFPLPENLAPRLHTIGVMLPYAGTHYILFHWSKSKVYVMTSANYPGMPMVKNNEKAFEELKDIADYLLLHNRKILNRADDSVIRFVDGKRAVIRRSRGFVPLPIEIPFEYRGLAVGAELMNAFGIAKNGKVYPSQYIGNTGKVEVLEFMRRAIEHFKRILRVKELDLIIADLHPAYNTTKLAMELANEMDVELLQVQHHYAHIASVLAERKIESAVGIALDGVGYGTDGNVWGGEVLYLSYEDVERLTHIDYYPLPGGDLASYYPLRALMGILSKVYSIEELEGVIRKCCPKAVESLKYGEVEFSVILNQLAKGINLSHASSTGRVLDSLAVLLNIAYRRHYEGEPAMKLESFAMKGKNDLKFEIPVEDGLIMAEELFVQVLEVLDRASPADIAYSAHLALARAFADTAIEKAREFGVKDVAISGGVSYNELIVKTIRKAVEGSGLRFHATTEVPRGDNGINVGQAFLGGLYLEGYLSREDLML
- the hypD gene encoding hydrogenase formation protein HypD, translated to MAIEEVVQPYRDRGIAQKLVEKIREEAKTLDDEIRIMHVCGTHEDTITRSGIRSLLPENVKVVSGPGCPVCITPVEDIVAMQLIMKKAREEGEEIILTTFGDMYKIPTPMGSFADLKSEGFDVRVVYSIFDTYRMAKENPDKTVVHFSPGFETTTAPTAGMINAVINEGLENFKIYSVHRLTPQGIEVLIKQKSRIDALIDAGHVSTIIGVKGWEFLSEKYGIPQVVAGFEPNDVLMAILLLIRMYKEGDARVVNEYKRAVKYEGNVTAQRLINKYFKVVDAKWRALGVFPRTGLELRDEWKELDIKNLYNVEVPKNLPDLEKGCLCGAVLRGLAMPTDCPHFGKTCTPRHPIGPCMVSYEGTCQIFYKYGALF